A genomic segment from Bubalus kerabau isolate K-KA32 ecotype Philippines breed swamp buffalo chromosome 14, PCC_UOA_SB_1v2, whole genome shotgun sequence encodes:
- the LOC129626627 gene encoding mitochondrial import inner membrane translocase subunit Tim8 A-like, protein MDPSSSSFSALGMGSVDPQLRHFIEVETQKQRFQQLVHQMTELCWEKCVDKPGPRLDSRAEACLVNCVERFIDTSRFIVKRLEQTQKSRAGFSESLSD, encoded by the coding sequence ATGGATCCCTCCTCGTCGTCCTTCTCCGCGTTGGGTATGGGCTCAGTCGACCCGCAGCTGCGGCATTTCATCGAGGTGGAGACCCAGAAGCAGCGCTTTCAGCAGCTGGTGCACCAGATGACGGAACTTTGCTGGGAGAAGTGCGTGGACAAGCCTGGACCAAGGTTGGACAGCCGGGCTGAGGCCTGTCTCGTGAACTGCGTTGAGCGCTTCATTGATACAAGCCGGTTCATCGTGAAACGACTGGAGCAGACGCAGAAATCCAGGGCAGGCTTCTCAGAAAGCCTTTCTGACTGA